In one window of Zingiber officinale cultivar Zhangliang chromosome 11A, Zo_v1.1, whole genome shotgun sequence DNA:
- the LOC122032290 gene encoding transcription factor ABORTED MICROSPORES-like isoform X1: protein MDMDMAMAMADDGTGDYSNAGVAAEEGHPWISPMAAGARNLAWDLLVDNQPPLYSQNFDFFRKEDHHEGFIPAGVNPPGSVLLQESLVNSLHRGSLGGESSVSREMATQCKECSVKAEGEGRVESGSELGSDDEEEQGTRRHGKHSKNLHAERRRRKKLNDRLYALRALVPKISKMDKASILGDAIEYVMELKRQVKNLEDELEETNHDGEGHGKQITGEIPANLNAWMSQAADRDDSTNNSRMVTGDADKPSAAAIKRNHESMSNGDKDQQMEPQVEVRRLEANEFFLQVLCEHKQGGFARLMEAVSSLGMEVSNASVTTFGSLILSVFRAENHLQRRDDEEVVQAEELRDLLLEVTRGPPRLWPESMENGGGGGEQKCRRRLRDHPIDFDHQQFQFLHHQQP from the exons ATGGACATGGACATGGCCATGGCCATGGCTGACGACGGTACTGGAGACTACTCGAACGCTGGTGTTGCCGCTGAAGAGGGTCATCCATGGATTTCTCCGATGGCGGCCGGAGCGCGGAACTTGGCCTGGGACCTCCTCGTCGACAACCAGCCTCCGCTCTACTCCCAAAATTTCGACTTTTTCAGGAAGGAAGATCATCACGAAGGCTTCATCCCTGCCGGCGTCAATCCTCCTGGGAGTGTTCTGCTGCAGGAGTCCTTGGTGAACAGTTTGCACCGGGGGAGCCTCGGCGGTGAGTCGTCGGTGAGTCGGGAGATGGCGACGCAGTGCAAGGAGTGCTCTGTGAAGGCGGAAGGCGAGGGTCGAGTCGAGTCCGGGTCCGAGTTGGGCAGCGACGATGAGGAGGAGCAGGGGACGCGGCGCCACGGTAAGCACTCGAAGAACCTCCACGCCGAGCGCCGGCGGAGGAAGAAGCTCAACGACCGGCTCTACGCTCTGCGCGCGCTGGTCCCGAAGATCTCCAAG ATGGATAAGGCGTCGATTCTGGGAGACGCCATCGAGTACGTGATGGAGTTGAAGCGGCAAGTGAAGAATCTGGAGGACGAGCTCGAAGAAACAAATCATGACGGAGAAGGCCACGGTAAGCAGATCACCGGAGAAATCCCAGCAAATCTAAATGCGTGGATGAGCCAGGCAGCGGATCGCGACGACTCCACGAACAACTCGAGGATGGTCACCGGAGACGCCGACAAACCGTCCGCCGCCGCCATCAAAAGAAATCACGAAAGCATGAGCAACGGCGACAAGGACCAGCAGATGGAG CCACAGGTGGAGGTGAGGCGACTGGAGGCGAACGAGTTCTTCCTTCAGGTGCTGTGCGAGCACAAGCAAGGCGGCTTCGCGAGGTTAATGGAGGCGGTGAGCTCGCTGGGAATGGAAGTCAGCAATGCATCCGTTACCACATTTGGCAGCTTGATCTTGAGCGTCTTCAGAGCCGAG aatcATTTGCAGAGGAGAGATGATGAGGAAGTGGTGCAAGCAGAGGAGCTGAGGGATTTGCTGCTGGAGGTGACTCGAGGTCCGCCCCGGCTGTGGCCGGAATCCATGGAGAACGGCGGCGGCGGTGGAGAGCAGAAGTGCCGCCGGCGCCTCCGCGACCACCCAATCGACTTCGACCACCAACAGTTTCAGTTCCTCCACCATCAACAACCTTAA
- the LOC122032290 gene encoding transcription factor ABORTED MICROSPORES-like isoform X2, which translates to MDMDMAMAMADDGTGDYSNAGVAAEEGHPWISPMAAGARNLAWDLLVDNQPPLYSQNFDFFRKEDHHEGFIPAGVNPPGSVLLQESLVNSLHRGSLGGESSVSREMATQCKECSVKAEGEGRVESGSELGSDDEEEQGTRRHGKHSKNLHAERRRRKKLNDRLYALRALVPKISKMDKASILGDAIEYVMELKRQVKNLEDELEETNHDGEGHGKQITGEIPANLNAWMSQAADRDDSTNNSRMVTGDADKPSAAAIKRNHESMSNGDKDQQMEPQVEVRRLEANEFFLQVLCEHKQGGFARLMEAVSSLGMEVSNASVTTFGSLILSVFRAERRDDEEVVQAEELRDLLLEVTRGPPRLWPESMENGGGGGEQKCRRRLRDHPIDFDHQQFQFLHHQQP; encoded by the exons ATGGACATGGACATGGCCATGGCCATGGCTGACGACGGTACTGGAGACTACTCGAACGCTGGTGTTGCCGCTGAAGAGGGTCATCCATGGATTTCTCCGATGGCGGCCGGAGCGCGGAACTTGGCCTGGGACCTCCTCGTCGACAACCAGCCTCCGCTCTACTCCCAAAATTTCGACTTTTTCAGGAAGGAAGATCATCACGAAGGCTTCATCCCTGCCGGCGTCAATCCTCCTGGGAGTGTTCTGCTGCAGGAGTCCTTGGTGAACAGTTTGCACCGGGGGAGCCTCGGCGGTGAGTCGTCGGTGAGTCGGGAGATGGCGACGCAGTGCAAGGAGTGCTCTGTGAAGGCGGAAGGCGAGGGTCGAGTCGAGTCCGGGTCCGAGTTGGGCAGCGACGATGAGGAGGAGCAGGGGACGCGGCGCCACGGTAAGCACTCGAAGAACCTCCACGCCGAGCGCCGGCGGAGGAAGAAGCTCAACGACCGGCTCTACGCTCTGCGCGCGCTGGTCCCGAAGATCTCCAAG ATGGATAAGGCGTCGATTCTGGGAGACGCCATCGAGTACGTGATGGAGTTGAAGCGGCAAGTGAAGAATCTGGAGGACGAGCTCGAAGAAACAAATCATGACGGAGAAGGCCACGGTAAGCAGATCACCGGAGAAATCCCAGCAAATCTAAATGCGTGGATGAGCCAGGCAGCGGATCGCGACGACTCCACGAACAACTCGAGGATGGTCACCGGAGACGCCGACAAACCGTCCGCCGCCGCCATCAAAAGAAATCACGAAAGCATGAGCAACGGCGACAAGGACCAGCAGATGGAG CCACAGGTGGAGGTGAGGCGACTGGAGGCGAACGAGTTCTTCCTTCAGGTGCTGTGCGAGCACAAGCAAGGCGGCTTCGCGAGGTTAATGGAGGCGGTGAGCTCGCTGGGAATGGAAGTCAGCAATGCATCCGTTACCACATTTGGCAGCTTGATCTTGAGCGTCTTCAGAGCCGAG AGGAGAGATGATGAGGAAGTGGTGCAAGCAGAGGAGCTGAGGGATTTGCTGCTGGAGGTGACTCGAGGTCCGCCCCGGCTGTGGCCGGAATCCATGGAGAACGGCGGCGGCGGTGGAGAGCAGAAGTGCCGCCGGCGCCTCCGCGACCACCCAATCGACTTCGACCACCAACAGTTTCAGTTCCTCCACCATCAACAACCTTAA